One Delphinus delphis chromosome 3, mDelDel1.2, whole genome shotgun sequence genomic region harbors:
- the MACIR gene encoding macrophage immunometabolism regulator isoform X1, producing MEVDVNGESRSTLTTLPLPVAEVSSPGKAEVEKPRCSSTPCSPMRRTVSGYQILHMDSNYLVGFTTGEELLKLAQKCTGGEESKGEAVPSLRSKQLDAGLARSSRLYKTRSRYYQPYEIPAVNGRRRRRMPSSGDKCTKSLPYEPYKALHGPLPLCLLKGKRAHSKSLDYLNLDKMNIKEPADTEVLQYQLQHLTLRGDRVFARNNT from the coding sequence ATGGAAGTAGATGTTAATGGAGAGTCCAGAAGTACCCTGACCACCCTGCCCTTGCCCGTGGCCGAGGTGAGCTCCCCGGGAAAGGCAGAGGTGGAGAAGCCCCGCTGTTCCAGCACTCCGTGCTCGCCGATGCGCCGGACTGTGTCAGGCTACCAGATCCTCCACATGGACTCTAACTATTTGGTTGGCTTCACGACTGGTGAGGAACTCCTGAAGTTAGCCCAGAAGTGCACAGGAGGTGAAGAGAGTAAGGGAGAAGCTGTGCCTTCCTTGCGCTCCAAACAGCTGGATGCAGGACTTGCCCGTTCCTCTCGTTTGTATAAAACCAGAAGTAGGTACTACCAGCCGTACGAGATTCCAGCTGTCAATGGCAGGAGGCGAAGGCGGATGCCCAGCTCAGGAGACAAGTGCACTAAATCTTTACCTTATGAACCTTATAAGGCCCTCCATGggcctctgcctctctgtcttctTAAAGGTAAGAGGGCTCACTCCAAATCTCTGGACTACCTCAATCTAGATAAAATGAACATCAAGGAGCCAGCTGACACAGAAGTGCTACAGTACCAGCTTCAACACCTGACCCTCAGAGGGGACCGTGTGTTTGCTAGGAATAATACATGA
- the MACIR gene encoding macrophage immunometabolism regulator isoform X2 yields MEVDVNGESRSTLTTLPLPVAEVSSPGKAEVEKPRCSSTPCSPMRRTVSGYQILHMDSNYLVGFTTGEELLKLAQKCTGGEESKGEAVPSLRSKQLDAGLARSSRLYKTRSRYYQPYEIPAVNGRRRRRMPSSGDKCTKSLPYEPYKALHGPLPLCLLKARRLHRY; encoded by the coding sequence ATGGAAGTAGATGTTAATGGAGAGTCCAGAAGTACCCTGACCACCCTGCCCTTGCCCGTGGCCGAGGTGAGCTCCCCGGGAAAGGCAGAGGTGGAGAAGCCCCGCTGTTCCAGCACTCCGTGCTCGCCGATGCGCCGGACTGTGTCAGGCTACCAGATCCTCCACATGGACTCTAACTATTTGGTTGGCTTCACGACTGGTGAGGAACTCCTGAAGTTAGCCCAGAAGTGCACAGGAGGTGAAGAGAGTAAGGGAGAAGCTGTGCCTTCCTTGCGCTCCAAACAGCTGGATGCAGGACTTGCCCGTTCCTCTCGTTTGTATAAAACCAGAAGTAGGTACTACCAGCCGTACGAGATTCCAGCTGTCAATGGCAGGAGGCGAAGGCGGATGCCCAGCTCAGGAGACAAGTGCACTAAATCTTTACCTTATGAACCTTATAAGGCCCTCCATGggcctctgcctctctgtcttctTAAAG